A genomic window from Salvia hispanica cultivar TCC Black 2014 chromosome 5, UniMelb_Shisp_WGS_1.0, whole genome shotgun sequence includes:
- the LOC125187032 gene encoding uncharacterized protein LOC125187032, which yields MKSLSFNSCLATNPLISLQEMVYAGMQTINLFLYVEDKKFPIFDEGEQRMNMLRLEDAPRMNMLRHVQIAVRLLISHSPFPAAMERLPLLGQLGSSNVSVFNLLGAREEIGETTIIHGRQDPYVESRSCGDEAARRSHKYGSIPFQAIPLLLKSNISNMERRLNLGKMELQIFHGSPLNITTWYSKINMRAMLPPLVMALLAVHSIVNPPGGKWHDDTPFHKAGDAMIASTRPNLYGYLVLINMVAFSSSLLAILLNATGWPSRNIRLRWIAKCAMGVSLIAIAVSYVGSTMAIAPITQIKSVNHVVLIGVMLVSIGITLAISAFHPLILLEHPQCQRAG from the exons atgaaaagtctTTCATTCAACTCTTGTTTAGCTACTAATCCTCTCATATCTCTGCAAGAAATGGTTTATGCAGGTATGCAAACAATAAACCTATTCCTGTATGTTGAAGATAAAAAGTTCCCCATTTTCGATGAAGGAGAGCAACGGATGAACATGTTAAGGCTGGAAGACGCCCCGCGGATGAACATGTTAAGACATGTTCAGATCGCGGTGCGTCTCCTTATAAGTCATAGTCCTTTTCCTGCTGCCATGGAGAGGCTGCCTCTACTCGGTCAGCTTGGGTCATCGAATGTTTCGGTGTTCAATCTTTTGGGTGCGAGAGAGGAGATCGGTGAAACGACAATCATACACGGTCGACAAGATCCGTATGTTGAGAGTAGAAGCTGTGGCGATGAAGCTGCCCGGAGATCTCACAAGTATGGATCTATTCCGTTTCAG GCTATACCTCTTTTGCTAAAGAGCAACATATCAAACATGGAAAGACGCCTCAACTTAGGCAAAATGGAGCTACAAATCTTTCACGGGAGCCCTCTGAACATTACTACTTGGTATTCGAAAATTAACATGAGGGCGATGCTGCCTCCGCTCGTGATGGCATTGCTTGCAGTCCATAGCATTGTCAACCCACCCGGCGGCAAGTGGCATGATGATACGCCATTTCACAAGGCAGGTGATGCTATGATCGCATCTACTCGCCCAAATCTATACGGATATTTGGTGCTTATTAACATGGTAGCATTCAGTTCTTCTCTCCTGGCAATCCTCCTCAATGCCACTGGATGGCCATCCAGAAATATTCGTCTAAGGTGGATTGCCAAGTGTGCTATGGGGGTGTCGTTGATAGCTATCGCAGTGAGTTATGTAGGATCGACAATGGCGATTGCTCCCATTACGCAAATAAAATCAGTCAATCATGTTGTTCTGATAGGAGTAATGCTTGTGTCTATTGGCATCACTCTGGCCATATCGGCCTTTCATCCTCTAATAttgttagagcatccacaatgccAACGAGCCGGCTAG